A region of Alphaproteobacteria bacterium DNA encodes the following proteins:
- a CDS encoding demethoxyubiquinone hydroxylase family protein: MKKSTKQKPFGLPGDLSKQDLIERMIRVNHAGEYGAKRIYQGQLDVLKNTESAELIEHMAEQEEVHLSAFEDLMTERRVRPSALFPLWHAAGYALGAVTALMGEKAAMACTVAVESVIAEHYQSQLDQLDHFDDEKELQGMIQKFREEEMEHHDIGIENHAEEAAAYPLLSSAIKTGSRIAIWLAERV, from the coding sequence ATGAAAAAATCAACAAAACAAAAGCCTTTTGGCCTGCCTGGTGATTTATCGAAGCAAGATCTTATTGAGCGCATGATCCGTGTCAATCACGCTGGTGAATATGGAGCGAAAAGAATCTATCAAGGTCAGCTAGATGTCCTAAAAAACACCGAGTCTGCTGAATTGATTGAACATATGGCCGAACAAGAAGAAGTCCATCTGTCAGCCTTTGAAGATTTGATGACAGAAAGACGCGTCAGACCTTCTGCTCTTTTTCCTTTATGGCACGCTGCCGGATATGCCTTAGGCGCTGTAACCGCTCTGATGGGTGAAAAGGCAGCAATGGCCTGCACTGTAGCTGTTGAATCCGTCATTGCTGAGCATTATCAAAGCCAGCTTGATCAACTCGATCATTTTGATGATGAAAAAGAACTACAAGGGATGATCCAAAAATTCAGAGAAGAAGAGATGGAGCATCATGATATCGGTATTGAGAACCATGCCGAAGAAGCTGCTGCCTACCCTCTTCTCTCAAGTGCCATCAAAACAGGCTCACGCATTGCTATTTGGCTTGCAGAACGCGTCTAG
- a CDS encoding disulfide bond formation protein B, whose amino-acid sequence MINQISSQRMQHRMKVLLILFSGFALLGAFILEHMLDIVPCELCLLQRWAHLLTLLFGTLSLIKLNPKMSSAFFVIALFSLTVGAIIAYYQFGLEMRWWQSVVSCVPFPSTGDEALFMKNLAVPSVPCEIKGHTLFGLTLSAYNGLFSTIILLINIYATPFKMKKIK is encoded by the coding sequence ATGATAAACCAGATCTCATCTCAAAGAATGCAACACAGAATGAAAGTCTTATTAATCCTATTTAGTGGCTTTGCTCTTCTCGGCGCTTTCATTCTTGAACATATGCTTGATATTGTCCCGTGTGAATTGTGTTTACTCCAAAGATGGGCGCATCTTTTAACCTTATTGTTCGGAACTCTTTCTCTCATTAAGCTCAATCCCAAAATGTCAAGTGCGTTCTTTGTCATTGCCCTATTCTCTTTAACAGTTGGCGCCATTATTGCTTACTACCAATTTGGCCTTGAAATGAGATGGTGGCAGAGTGTCGTCTCTTGCGTTCCTTTTCCGAGCACAGGAGATGAGGCACTCTTCATGAAAAACTTAGCAGTGCCAAGTGTTCCTTGTGAAATCAAAGGCCATACACTTTTTGGCCTGACTTTATCTGCTTACAATGGCCTATTCTCAACCATCATCCTTCTCATCAATATCTATGCAACCCCTTTCAAAATGAAAAAAATAAAATGA